The Sedimentisphaera salicampi genome includes a region encoding these proteins:
- a CDS encoding TIM-barrel domain-containing protein, translating into MTYTLRNFLASIIIIGAVAAVCSAASESFITGDVRIQPLSETLVRMEVRGPKGFEDRPTFHIQNRDLGCAEAEKVVRRDNLIVKTSAYSVHIPQNAENLDKAYITDSAGRKVWSKEGDSEYFPIITRWPNSGGGFLYDKGKLLGYSQNENTDEFLWKKETKGGWFRLKNKATGDYIYIDSGKDKIYAGKPDNIKKAEWKGESAGAGYVRLKNRAYPKYYIHIENQKGYAEVATKETTNDTNTPLSRWHSANWKLDKKSRNRRYLPEPTEKTKAWMIADEPRYVPSRWEYNPAPEGVENNGWDMSNNTEDIYVFLPQGNWKRLRQDFIELTGRTNLVSLYALGGWDSRYHPYTQKEALNKIKKYQSKDIPLDVFVVDTNWRVGASIGYDINKKLFPDMERFISNAHDLGKKIMFNDHPEPQAEALEREEVVYRNDGLRGLFDIGLDFWWFDRNWHTCINPPEGIAKEVFGMYIYDAVTRDYYPHRRPLIMANYDGIDHGKINRPSNIAAHRYSIQWTGDTRSHWNSLKDEVRNAVFAGVYGPFPYLSTDVGGHMGELTTEQYCRWVQFGTLSPIFRLHCGRKWTRDPWDYDEPCESVVREFMQMRMRLLPVLYTAARENYETGEPIMKRCDLLYPEYEEAKTNHQYLIGDDILFAPVYEPMKDSPKRSLWLPPGEWINAFTGEVLKGGETISVDIALETAPLFVRSGSVIPLAPNMLDTTKKPWEPVTLDIYPSSKTAAKAELYEDDRMSRDYEEGFYRETAFSCKPEKGGKVLNVEISAADGTFQNSLKTRSWKLRIHKPEGVKTISKVLADGKKASFKTIRKDSGKMPFAVEGGSPDGDVFEITLPEKSVYQSRNVKITFE; encoded by the coding sequence ATGACTTACACTTTACGGAATTTCTTGGCATCAATTATAATCATTGGTGCTGTAGCTGCGGTTTGTTCTGCAGCTTCAGAGAGCTTTATTACAGGCGATGTACGGATTCAGCCGCTCTCTGAAACACTTGTGCGAATGGAAGTGCGGGGGCCGAAGGGCTTTGAAGACCGGCCTACCTTCCATATCCAAAACAGGGACTTGGGATGCGCCGAAGCGGAGAAGGTTGTTAGGAGAGACAATCTTATCGTTAAAACTTCTGCCTACAGCGTTCATATCCCTCAAAACGCCGAAAATCTCGACAAAGCCTACATAACCGATTCTGCAGGCAGGAAAGTCTGGAGCAAAGAAGGCGATTCAGAGTATTTCCCTATTATAACCCGCTGGCCGAACAGCGGCGGAGGCTTCCTTTACGATAAGGGCAAGCTGCTTGGGTACTCACAAAATGAAAATACAGACGAATTCCTCTGGAAGAAAGAGACTAAGGGAGGTTGGTTCAGGCTGAAAAACAAAGCCACAGGCGATTATATCTATATAGACAGCGGCAAGGATAAGATCTATGCCGGCAAGCCCGATAATATAAAAAAGGCCGAATGGAAGGGAGAATCCGCAGGAGCGGGGTATGTACGCCTCAAAAACAGAGCCTATCCGAAATACTATATCCATATAGAAAATCAAAAGGGATATGCCGAAGTTGCCACTAAAGAAACTACCAACGATACCAACACCCCTCTCAGCCGCTGGCACAGCGCCAACTGGAAGCTGGATAAGAAGAGCAGAAACCGCAGATACCTCCCCGAGCCAACAGAAAAAACAAAGGCGTGGATGATAGCAGATGAGCCCAGATACGTTCCTTCAAGATGGGAATACAACCCTGCTCCTGAAGGCGTCGAAAACAACGGCTGGGACATGAGCAATAATACTGAAGATATTTACGTATTCCTCCCGCAGGGAAACTGGAAGAGGCTCAGGCAGGATTTTATTGAGCTTACCGGCAGAACAAATCTTGTGTCTCTCTATGCCCTTGGCGGCTGGGACAGCAGATATCATCCCTACACCCAGAAAGAGGCTCTGAATAAGATAAAGAAGTATCAGAGCAAGGATATCCCTCTGGATGTATTTGTGGTAGATACAAACTGGCGCGTTGGTGCTTCTATAGGGTATGATATAAACAAAAAACTTTTCCCTGATATGGAAAGGTTTATTTCAAATGCCCACGATCTCGGCAAGAAAATTATGTTCAACGACCACCCAGAACCCCAGGCTGAGGCTCTGGAGAGGGAGGAAGTGGTTTACAGAAACGACGGGCTGCGAGGCCTTTTCGATATAGGCCTTGATTTCTGGTGGTTCGACAGAAACTGGCACACCTGCATAAACCCGCCTGAGGGCATTGCAAAGGAAGTGTTCGGGATGTATATCTACGATGCAGTAACAAGGGACTACTACCCGCACCGCAGGCCGCTGATTATGGCAAACTACGACGGAATAGACCACGGAAAGATCAACCGGCCTTCCAATATCGCCGCCCACAGATACTCAATCCAGTGGACAGGCGACACCCGCTCGCACTGGAACTCACTCAAGGATGAGGTAAGGAACGCTGTATTTGCCGGTGTTTACGGGCCGTTCCCATATCTCAGCACCGACGTTGGCGGGCATATGGGCGAGCTCACAACAGAGCAGTACTGCCGCTGGGTTCAGTTTGGAACGCTCTCGCCAATATTCCGTCTGCATTGCGGAAGAAAATGGACAAGAGACCCATGGGACTATGATGAACCCTGCGAATCGGTTGTTCGGGAGTTTATGCAGATGCGTATGCGGCTACTGCCCGTGCTCTATACCGCAGCAAGGGAAAACTACGAAACAGGCGAGCCGATTATGAAACGCTGCGACCTTCTCTACCCCGAATACGAAGAGGCAAAGACAAACCATCAGTATCTGATTGGCGATGATATACTCTTTGCCCCTGTTTATGAGCCTATGAAGGATAGCCCGAAACGCTCGCTCTGGCTTCCGCCGGGAGAATGGATCAACGCATTCACAGGCGAGGTGCTTAAAGGCGGGGAAACGATTTCAGTAGATATCGCCCTCGAAACAGCCCCGCTGTTTGTGCGCAGCGGATCAGTTATCCCGCTTGCCCCGAATATGCTCGATACCACCAAAAAGCCGTGGGAGCCGGTAACTCTGGATATTTATCCTTCTTCTAAGACCGCTGCAAAGGCCGAGCTCTACGAAGATGACCGGATGAGCAGAGACTACGAAGAAGGCTTCTACAGGGAAACCGCCTTCTCCTGCAAGCCGGAAAAGGGCGGGAAAGTGCTGAATGTGGAGATCTCTGCGGCTGATGGTACATTCCAGAATTCTCTCAAGACCAGAAGCTGGAAACTGCGTATTCACAAGCCGGAAGGCGTTAAGACAATCAGCAAGGTTCTCGCAGACGGGAAAAAAGCAAGCTTCAAGACAATCCGGAAAGACTCTGGGAAGATGCCTTTCGCCGTTGAAGGCGGCAGCCCGGACGGGGATGTTTTTGAAATCACCCTTCCCGAGAAAAGCGTTTATCAAAGCCGGAACGTGAAAATTACATTTGAGTAG
- the arsN2 gene encoding arsenic resistance N-acetyltransferase ArsN2, which produces MEFRKTQRKDLSLIISIVSEAGLPTYDLTEQKAENFIIAEDNAGKALGTAGFELSGKDGLLRSLAVCKDHSGKGLGKELVREIERICEGDGIRDLYLLTKTAPDYFPALGYRRITRDQTSSDIEKLTQFTDTPPGEAVCMVKSLSQSPAKPAGC; this is translated from the coding sequence ATGGAATTTAGGAAAACGCAGAGAAAAGATTTAAGCCTTATAATCTCGATCGTTTCTGAGGCAGGCCTGCCCACATACGATTTAACCGAGCAGAAAGCTGAAAACTTTATAATAGCCGAGGATAACGCAGGCAAAGCATTGGGCACTGCCGGCTTTGAGCTCTCCGGCAAAGACGGGCTTCTGCGTTCGCTTGCGGTTTGCAAAGATCACTCAGGCAAAGGCCTCGGCAAGGAGCTCGTAAGGGAGATTGAGCGAATCTGCGAGGGGGATGGCATCAGAGATTTATACCTCTTAACCAAAACAGCGCCCGATTATTTCCCCGCTCTGGGCTACCGCCGAATAACCAGAGACCAGACAAGCAGCGATATCGAAAAGCTCACTCAGTTTACTGACACCCCGCCCGGCGAGGCGGTTTGTATGGTAAAATCGCTTTCACAGAGCCCCGCTAAACCCGCCGGCTGCTAA
- the mnmA gene encoding tRNA 2-thiouridine(34) synthase MnmA, whose product MENEVCIAMSGGVDSSVAAALLRREGFKCFGVFMITHEKSSDDREDAERMAEKLGIKLHVLDLRESFKRVMDYFVEEYKHGRTPNPCVYCNRIIKFGELYDYARQLGAEYFATGHYIHQKNGRIYAGIDEKKEQSYILAMVERNVLSKVLFPLGLKEKRQIREIARELGLEVHNKPDSQEICFINDENYFDRLERERPDIVKKGNVYDTQGNLLGRHEGIHRYTIGKRRGLGIALGKPMYVVDINSETNAVVLGEREDLLKRRIIAENVNWLTEPIYEEFEARVKIRYNSPPAEARVYQTSGRLHIEFAEPVSAPTPGQAAAVYVPEDDKLVLAAGGWIARD is encoded by the coding sequence TTGGAGAACGAAGTTTGCATTGCGATGAGCGGCGGAGTGGACAGCTCTGTAGCCGCGGCCCTTCTGCGCAGGGAGGGGTTCAAGTGTTTCGGCGTGTTTATGATCACTCACGAGAAAAGCAGCGATGACAGAGAAGATGCCGAAAGGATGGCTGAAAAGCTTGGAATCAAACTGCACGTGCTCGATCTTCGGGAATCATTCAAACGCGTGATGGATTATTTTGTGGAAGAGTATAAGCATGGCAGAACGCCTAATCCCTGCGTTTACTGCAATCGAATCATAAAATTCGGCGAGCTTTACGATTACGCAAGGCAGCTGGGAGCTGAGTATTTCGCTACAGGCCATTATATTCATCAGAAAAACGGCAGAATATACGCAGGCATCGACGAAAAAAAGGAGCAGTCTTACATACTCGCAATGGTTGAGAGGAACGTATTGTCGAAGGTGCTGTTCCCGCTGGGCCTGAAGGAAAAGCGGCAGATACGAGAGATTGCCAGAGAGCTCGGGCTTGAAGTGCATAATAAACCCGATTCTCAGGAAATCTGCTTTATCAACGATGAGAACTACTTCGACCGCCTTGAAAGAGAGCGGCCGGATATCGTGAAAAAGGGAAACGTTTACGATACGCAGGGCAATCTGCTCGGCCGGCATGAAGGCATACACAGATACACAATCGGCAAGCGAAGGGGGCTGGGAATCGCCCTCGGAAAGCCGATGTATGTGGTGGATATAAACAGCGAGACAAACGCCGTTGTGCTTGGGGAGCGGGAGGATCTGCTCAAGAGAAGGATTATTGCCGAAAACGTGAACTGGCTTACTGAGCCGATATACGAGGAGTTTGAGGCGAGGGTTAAAATTCGCTACAACAGCCCCCCCGCTGAGGCAAGGGTTTATCAAACCTCCGGCAGGCTGCACATTGAGTTTGCCGAGCCGGTAAGCGCGCCAACCCCCGGACAAGCGGCGGCGGTTTATGTGCCCGAAGACGATAAGCTTGTGCTCGCTGCGGGAGGCTGGATTGCAAGGGATTAG
- a CDS encoding transglutaminase-like domain-containing protein has product MKRFLILILLLAGVSFAGSERYYALFMNSGKSGYMLEKQTRSGEEIKTENKIMMEMTRFGTTISMETVIEYIETADYEPKEMSYELSMTGTTVKKHFTIRDGQVKIVTEMGVFKDDWNEDILFPAGIQHKLSNTEITQGSRIEIMGFDPETVSPVRTVMKFGEKQETKLLGVPRMLYKAKTSETYIAGGSTVNSVSWCDETGELYKTTVNMMGIELSFVRCSREFALSENESIDLLEQTLLDSPCELSGDDFGSAVVYTLKLNNDSSGIPSTGMQKSENLGENKYRVTVYPALAESRAKLSEAERKKYLSETDYVDYKSPEVQELLKQIDLPEGELAKARKIEEFVHNYIDTKNLSTAYARASETAASKTGDCTEHSVLTAALCRAAGIPCKAAGGLVHTMQFFGENKFGFHAWNEAFAGGKWIGLDAAIGKNGFDSSHIKLVEGKGEIIDFFGIINGVKILDCRPLRKLEGE; this is encoded by the coding sequence TTGAAACGATTTTTAATTTTAATTCTCCTGCTGGCAGGGGTAAGCTTTGCCGGCTCGGAGAGATACTACGCATTGTTTATGAATTCCGGCAAGAGCGGCTATATGCTCGAGAAGCAAACCCGCAGCGGCGAAGAAATCAAAACCGAAAACAAAATTATGATGGAGATGACCAGATTCGGCACAACAATCTCCATGGAAACGGTGATCGAATATATCGAAACAGCCGATTATGAGCCCAAAGAGATGAGCTATGAGCTCTCCATGACCGGTACTACCGTTAAAAAGCATTTCACTATAAGAGACGGGCAGGTAAAAATCGTAACCGAGATGGGGGTGTTCAAAGACGACTGGAACGAGGATATCCTCTTCCCCGCAGGCATCCAGCATAAACTTTCCAACACAGAAATCACTCAGGGCAGCAGGATAGAGATTATGGGCTTTGATCCGGAAACGGTAAGCCCTGTTCGAACGGTTATGAAGTTTGGCGAGAAGCAGGAAACAAAGCTTCTCGGCGTGCCCCGGATGCTCTATAAGGCCAAGACCAGCGAGACATACATTGCCGGCGGGAGCACTGTGAATTCTGTAAGCTGGTGCGATGAAACGGGCGAGCTCTATAAAACTACAGTGAATATGATGGGCATTGAGCTGAGCTTCGTGCGGTGCAGCAGGGAATTTGCTCTGAGCGAGAACGAATCTATTGACCTGCTTGAGCAAACGCTTCTGGACAGTCCGTGCGAGCTTTCGGGCGATGATTTCGGCAGCGCAGTGGTATATACCCTGAAGCTCAATAACGATTCTTCCGGCATACCATCAACCGGTATGCAGAAAAGCGAGAATCTGGGTGAAAATAAGTATCGCGTTACTGTTTACCCTGCACTCGCAGAAAGCAGAGCAAAGCTGAGCGAGGCTGAAAGGAAAAAGTATCTAAGCGAAACAGACTACGTTGATTACAAAAGCCCCGAAGTTCAAGAGCTCTTAAAACAGATTGACTTGCCTGAGGGCGAGCTGGCAAAGGCAAGGAAGATAGAGGAATTTGTGCATAATTACATAGACACAAAAAACCTCAGTACTGCCTACGCAAGGGCATCTGAAACCGCTGCGAGCAAAACCGGAGACTGCACAGAGCATTCAGTTCTCACAGCAGCTCTATGCAGGGCGGCGGGGATTCCGTGCAAGGCGGCCGGCGGGCTCGTGCATACGATGCAGTTTTTCGGAGAGAATAAATTCGGCTTTCACGCTTGGAATGAGGCCTTTGCAGGCGGCAAGTGGATCGGCCTTGATGCAGCAATCGGCAAAAACGGCTTCGACAGCTCCCACATAAAGCTCGTGGAAGGAAAGGGCGAGATTATAGACTTCTTCGGTATTATTAACGGAGTAAAAATCTTGGATTGCAGACCGCTCAGAAAGCTTGAGGGCGAATAA
- a CDS encoding PaaI family thioesterase: MSSIDRDKFARHCGIEILETSEGYAKARMKISNEHLNGLDMTHGGALFSLADTTFAAAANTHDFDAVAVNANVSFLKPTTAGDEVIAEAREVNPRGRLGCVKVDVTDSSGDPVAVFEGLAYRKF, from the coding sequence GTGAGCTCAATAGACAGAGATAAATTCGCACGGCACTGCGGTATAGAGATATTAGAAACCTCAGAGGGCTACGCAAAGGCAAGAATGAAGATTTCAAACGAGCATCTCAACGGCCTTGATATGACCCACGGCGGTGCTCTCTTTTCCCTCGCAGATACTACATTCGCAGCCGCTGCCAACACGCACGATTTCGATGCGGTTGCCGTAAATGCAAATGTTTCGTTCCTCAAGCCCACTACAGCGGGCGATGAGGTTATCGCAGAGGCGCGGGAGGTGAATCCCCGCGGCCGGCTTGGCTGCGTGAAGGTGGATGTTACAGACAGCAGCGGAGACCCTGTGGCAGTGTTCGAGGGGCTTGCATACCGAAAATTTTGA
- a CDS encoding zinc-ribbon domain-containing protein → MICKNCGKRIGDTDKYCPECGTAQYGKRESNIPQKSEDKLPERFREVVKTILTASIIMLIFGIIIRQPRIMVIAAISSLITFFLIRINKR, encoded by the coding sequence ATGATATGTAAAAACTGCGGAAAAAGAATCGGCGATACAGATAAATACTGCCCCGAATGCGGCACGGCTCAGTACGGAAAGCGAGAATCGAATATCCCGCAGAAAAGCGAAGACAAACTCCCAGAGAGATTCAGGGAAGTTGTTAAAACAATCCTCACTGCCTCAATTATAATGCTGATTTTCGGGATTATAATCAGGCAGCCTCGGATAATGGTAATAGCGGCTATTTCAAGCCTTATAACCTTTTTCCTGATTAGAATAAACAAACGTTAG
- a CDS encoding NAD(+)/NADH kinase — translation MKLIYFADTKRKEVAEAVEIFRKFAEGKAEILENCFGRKNCADYAGIADIAVVIGGDGSILHAAHSLLGAGIPAAGINMGRLGFLAEFSIEHLEEHFNQIFEGRFAVEKKLLINCEAAKKDGTVERVCALNDIAINSGRPFNTIEMEIEVNSSPVTSCVGDGIVVCTPTGSTAYNLSAGGPIISNDVEAVCITPLNPHSLSFRPVVVDSRKVIQIYPISVNDGSSVNADGQTIAELKDVESIKIEKSPQNFEIISNPDSTEWDALAYKLKWAQKPHYKENLEE, via the coding sequence ATGAAGCTGATATACTTTGCAGATACAAAACGAAAAGAAGTTGCAGAAGCAGTTGAGATTTTCAGGAAGTTCGCCGAGGGCAAGGCGGAAATCCTTGAAAACTGTTTCGGCAGGAAAAACTGCGCAGACTACGCCGGCATAGCCGATATCGCTGTGGTTATAGGCGGAGACGGCTCTATCCTGCACGCTGCCCACAGCCTGCTCGGGGCGGGAATACCCGCTGCGGGAATAAATATGGGAAGGCTCGGATTTCTGGCAGAATTCAGCATCGAACATCTGGAAGAACATTTCAATCAGATATTCGAAGGCAGATTCGCAGTTGAAAAGAAGCTGCTCATAAACTGCGAGGCGGCTAAAAAGGACGGGACAGTTGAAAGAGTGTGCGCGCTTAACGACATAGCGATAAACTCCGGCCGGCCTTTTAACACTATAGAAATGGAAATTGAGGTGAATTCCAGCCCTGTTACAAGCTGCGTCGGCGACGGGATCGTTGTGTGCACGCCCACCGGCTCTACCGCATACAATCTCTCAGCAGGGGGGCCGATAATTTCAAACGATGTGGAGGCTGTTTGCATTACCCCCCTGAATCCGCATTCGCTTAGCTTCAGGCCGGTGGTGGTGGATTCCCGGAAGGTGATTCAAATATACCCGATCTCTGTGAATGATGGCTCTTCAGTAAACGCAGACGGGCAGACTATCGCCGAGCTGAAAGACGTTGAGAGCATTAAGATCGAGAAAAGCCCGCAGAATTTTGAGATTATCAGCAACCCCGACAGCACCGAGTGGGACGCGCTGGCATACAAGCTCAAATGGGCGCAGAAACCGCACTACAAAGAAAATCTGGAAGAATAG
- a CDS encoding alpha-L-fucosidase yields MKNLVSSILFSFLVIAAFSGLARSDGSSWPYADETQQQRNQRMDWWRDAHFGMFIHWGVYSVPAGIYEGHKVKGIGEWIMNRGKIPVAEYKEYSEDFNPVNYDPDKWVRLAKNAGMKYIVITSKHHDGFALFDSKVTDWDVVDSTPYGKDLLKPLAEACRKHGIKLGFYYSQAQDWCHTGGSAMRVPAKGGWDNPKAEKIDKFTAAHSGHWDPAQLGSMDEYIKNIAAPQVREILTNYGDIAVLWWDTPRDMNKERADMLQPIISLQPGIITNDRLGGGYPGDLKTPEQYIPATGLDYDWEACMTMNDTWGFKSYDHNWKSAKTLIRNLVDITSKGGNYLLNVGPTSKGEIPQESVERLKKIGKWMSVNSRSIYETTASPFAKLSWGRCTKKTYINGADLYLHIFDWPEDGKLILPGLKNKVQQAYLLENMKKVKTDSFADGVKIELPSQPLDEIDTVVVLKVAGELEIEKVLPSANAQGEIVLGAMMANIHNPGYGSQAKTETVNGKQNIGFWTDARSWIEWPFKVEKEAEFSVKSDVALIDEASEITIEIDDKKYQAKLSSTGSYSNFKTVDLIDKITLKPGEHRLKIRPVRGKWSPVNFRNATLKSLRILSK; encoded by the coding sequence ATGAAAAATTTAGTATCAAGCATCTTGTTTTCTTTTTTAGTTATTGCTGCATTCAGCGGCTTAGCAAGATCTGATGGTTCTTCGTGGCCTTATGCAGATGAAACACAGCAGCAGAGGAATCAAAGAATGGACTGGTGGCGAGATGCTCATTTTGGGATGTTCATTCATTGGGGCGTTTATTCCGTCCCTGCCGGCATTTACGAAGGGCATAAAGTTAAGGGTATTGGAGAGTGGATAATGAATCGCGGTAAGATACCCGTTGCTGAATATAAAGAGTATTCTGAAGACTTTAACCCCGTAAACTATGACCCCGATAAATGGGTTAGGCTCGCAAAAAATGCAGGTATGAAATACATAGTAATCACCTCAAAACACCACGACGGGTTTGCTCTCTTTGATTCCAAGGTTACAGATTGGGATGTAGTTGACTCAACACCTTACGGCAAAGATCTCTTAAAGCCGCTGGCTGAGGCTTGCCGAAAACACGGCATCAAGCTTGGTTTTTACTATTCTCAGGCCCAAGACTGGTGCCATACAGGAGGATCGGCAATGCGGGTTCCTGCAAAAGGAGGCTGGGATAACCCTAAGGCTGAAAAAATCGACAAATTTACTGCCGCCCACTCCGGCCACTGGGACCCTGCCCAGCTTGGCAGCATGGATGAATACATCAAAAATATCGCAGCACCGCAGGTTAGAGAAATACTGACTAACTACGGCGATATTGCTGTTTTGTGGTGGGATACCCCGAGAGATATGAATAAAGAAAGAGCTGATATGCTCCAGCCGATTATCAGTCTTCAGCCCGGGATAATCACAAACGACCGCCTCGGCGGGGGATATCCGGGGGATCTAAAAACACCCGAGCAGTATATTCCTGCAACAGGCCTTGATTATGACTGGGAAGCGTGTATGACTATGAACGATACATGGGGTTTTAAAAGCTATGATCATAACTGGAAATCAGCAAAAACTCTTATTCGCAACCTCGTTGATATTACAAGTAAAGGCGGCAATTACCTGCTTAATGTTGGTCCCACATCAAAGGGTGAGATACCTCAAGAATCCGTTGAAAGGCTCAAGAAGATTGGCAAATGGATGAGCGTAAACAGCAGATCTATATACGAGACAACTGCTAGTCCTTTCGCAAAGCTGAGCTGGGGAAGATGCACAAAAAAGACATATATCAATGGGGCGGATCTTTATTTGCATATATTCGACTGGCCTGAAGATGGAAAGCTCATCTTACCCGGACTTAAAAACAAGGTTCAGCAGGCTTATCTGCTGGAAAATATGAAGAAGGTTAAAACCGATTCGTTCGCAGATGGCGTTAAGATTGAGCTGCCTTCTCAGCCTCTTGACGAAATTGACACGGTTGTTGTTTTGAAGGTTGCAGGCGAGCTTGAAATAGAGAAGGTTCTTCCATCCGCTAACGCTCAGGGGGAGATAGTTTTGGGTGCGATGATGGCCAATATTCATAACCCGGGATACGGCTCTCAAGCTAAAACTGAAACTGTAAATGGCAAACAAAACATTGGTTTCTGGACAGACGCAAGATCTTGGATTGAATGGCCTTTTAAGGTGGAAAAAGAAGCTGAGTTTTCTGTAAAATCCGATGTTGCTCTAATTGATGAGGCAAGTGAAATAACCATAGAAATTGATGATAAGAAGTATCAGGCTAAGCTTAGCTCCACAGGAAGCTATTCAAACTTCAAAACCGTTGATCTGATAGATAAAATAACATTAAAGCCCGGTGAGCATCGCCTTAAAATACGACCTGTGAGAGGAAAGTGGAGCCCTGTTAATTTCAGAAATGCAACCCTTAAATCTTTAAGAATCTTGAGCAAATAA
- a CDS encoding sulfatase translates to MNRRTFLKTSCYGTAGLALGSLSSMSPAADIDRPNLIYVFADQLGVNHCSYAKYWNGTNYHNAQHAHTPNIDNFASQGINFKNCVSNMPVCSAYRASLFTGKYTTTNGMVINELRMNPYHECLGHVLTRGGYNTAYIGKWHLYANQLGNHYDPNNSFVPRGEHRLGFNGFWAAYNFHHDYYGDHAYYHTESKDKIRFGEGVYEPDGQTDLAIDWLKCRAQKSSLPFSMVLSYGTPHAPWNTGNVPPEYMDMFADKSMPNPPNYEPENDEPYSDSWADLSPNARAHLEQRRRIYYAMTTNLDWNFGRLLDYLEESGLADNTIVVFTSDHGEMFGSHGREAKNTFYEEAARIPFLVRWPEKIPAGQVSDTCISTVDFMPTLLDLMKLPIPSRVEGQNLSHICKGESGAEPEFAFLQNTGACAAWQNGYEWRAVRDKQYTYARYRVDGAELLFDNLNDPYQMNNLASDPAYSSKLSELKTKMENKMASISDENQQCTWYRDHFTDGNRNILRGSRG, encoded by the coding sequence ATGAATCGCAGAACATTTCTGAAAACAAGCTGTTACGGAACTGCCGGCTTAGCGCTCGGCAGCCTTTCTTCTATGAGCCCGGCCGCTGACATAGACCGGCCTAATCTGATATATGTGTTTGCAGATCAGCTCGGGGTTAATCATTGCAGCTATGCAAAATACTGGAACGGAACAAATTACCATAATGCCCAGCACGCACATACCCCGAATATCGATAATTTCGCATCTCAGGGAATAAATTTCAAGAATTGCGTTTCTAATATGCCGGTATGCTCGGCGTACAGAGCGAGCCTTTTTACGGGCAAATACACAACAACCAACGGGATGGTGATAAATGAGCTGAGAATGAACCCATACCACGAATGTCTTGGCCATGTACTCACAAGGGGCGGCTACAATACCGCATACATAGGCAAGTGGCATCTTTATGCCAACCAGCTCGGTAATCACTACGACCCCAACAATTCATTCGTGCCTCGCGGCGAACACAGGCTTGGGTTTAACGGATTCTGGGCTGCGTATAATTTCCATCACGACTACTACGGCGACCACGCCTACTACCATACCGAATCAAAAGACAAAATACGCTTCGGCGAAGGAGTTTACGAGCCGGATGGACAGACTGATCTGGCAATCGACTGGCTCAAATGCAGGGCGCAGAAGTCTTCTCTGCCGTTTTCGATGGTTCTTTCCTACGGCACGCCTCACGCTCCGTGGAATACGGGGAACGTACCGCCGGAATATATGGATATGTTTGCAGATAAGAGTATGCCGAACCCGCCGAACTATGAGCCGGAGAATGATGAGCCGTATTCGGACAGCTGGGCAGACCTAAGCCCAAACGCAAGAGCCCACCTCGAACAGCGCCGCCGGATATACTACGCTATGACAACGAATCTGGACTGGAATTTCGGGCGTCTGCTTGATTATCTCGAGGAAAGCGGACTTGCAGATAACACCATTGTGGTATTCACTTCCGATCACGGAGAGATGTTCGGTTCGCACGGAAGAGAGGCCAAGAATACGTTCTACGAAGAAGCTGCAAGGATACCGTTCTTGGTAAGATGGCCGGAGAAGATTCCTGCAGGGCAGGTTTCAGATACCTGCATCTCAACGGTTGATTTTATGCCTACTCTGCTGGATTTGATGAAGCTGCCTATACCTTCGAGAGTGGAGGGGCAGAATCTCAGCCATATCTGCAAGGGCGAATCCGGCGCGGAGCCTGAATTTGCGTTCCTCCAGAATACGGGTGCCTGCGCCGCATGGCAGAACGGATACGAATGGCGGGCTGTGCGAGACAAGCAGTACACTTATGCACGTTACCGCGTGGATGGGGCTGAGCTGCTTTTTGACAACCTGAACGACCCCTATCAGATGAATAATCTGGCCTCAGACCCCGCTTACAGCAGCAAGCTTTCTGAGCTGAAAACCAAGATGGAAAACAAGATGGCAAGCATAAGCGATGAGAATCAGCAGTGCACGTGGTACAGAGACCATTTCACAGACGGAAACAGGAATATACTCCGCGGGAGCAGGGGCTGA